The following nucleotide sequence is from Brassica napus cultivar Da-Ae unplaced genomic scaffold, Da-Ae ScsIHWf_2634;HRSCAF=3386, whole genome shotgun sequence.
gTTACAATCAgttaaacattttgttttcatttttggttACATTTGCATGTCAAATTATTATGTATATTCAAAAACATAGAAGTTCATAAAAATACGAATTATAAAGGTGATGTCAAAATGAAAAAGTGTTTGAATAAGGCTCTTAGAAATAGGGTAAAGAGCCATAGCAAGTTATGTATATATTTCCGAGTTACCTGAGCTGGAGTGGCATTATGCTTGAGAGCAATTGATTTGATGACAGGGTGTTCAATCACAGCCATTGACCCCCAACGATTCCCTGGCCCACCAAGTGGTGAATATCCACTTACATGGATGTTGTTCGCTTCACACACTTTTCTTAGCTTGCTTTGTCTCCACAATGGATGCATCTCCACCTATACATATATACAGAATCTTAATTATCAAATCTCCCCAAAATTAAGCAAGATTTTTTGGTATTAATGTTTTGTATCCAAACCTGGTTAACAGAAGGAGAGACAGAAGCGAAATCGAGAAGATCATAGATCTTTTTAGAAGAGAAGTTGCTAACACCAATGGATCTACACAAACCCATCTCCAAGCATCTCTCCATGCCTTGCCAAGTTTCTTCAATTCCTACATCTTTCTCAAACTCTTCTTCCTTTGGGACGGGCTCACTCACTCCTGGCTTTAGCTTTATTGGCCAATGCACCAAGTAGTTATCTAGATATTCTAGCCCCATTGTCCTATAAAGTCATTAACAATATGGTCATGAGATTGATCCGTCGGCCATCAAAGTATTGTAGGTGAGTGTTTATGTTTTTCAAGAGAAGCTTACTTGAGAGTTTGTGTGAGGGCAGAGATAGGGTCATGGTGATCACTAGACCATAACTTTGAAGTCACAAAGATATCTTCTCTTTGGACAGTTCCATAGGAGATAACTTGACCTAATGCAGTTCCTAGAGCTTCTTCTGATCCATATATCTTTGCTGTGTCGAAATGTCTATACCCTATCTGTCTCCATTCCAAGAAGTAAGCTTATGAGATATAAGAAGGCACAACATGGATTCTTACAAATCCCTTATTGTTATTGGAATATTTAACATTTGTATGTATTACTTTCtaatttattatacatatatattgataCTTGTAAAGAATTTGTATATAAGGTTATGATTTtgcataaacataaatatactaATAATCATATTTGGTGGTCAAGTGATGAATACTCTACTCTGCGTGAGAAGTGAtatacaagaaaacacacaatatattataagatcatctgataaaaaatttgtaataataaaAGTTACTTTTTAGAAGAGAGAAAATGAACCTTGATGGCTTGAAGGACGGCTGAGATGGTACTCTCTCGATCTTTTTGAGGACAATAAGTTCCCATTCCAAGCAATGGAATCGTCTTCCCACACCTGAGCCGTGCTACGTCActcctcatctctctctctctcttttttctttttcttctcttcagGCTCAATGTGTTGCTCTGTGCTGAGTGTTGAGTCTAAGACATGTTTATATAGGCCATTGAAAGGTCAAcgttcttgatttattttcttcttccttaaaCAATTTCCCTTATGACatcaattattaatatatagaa
It contains:
- the LOC106365328 gene encoding non-functional NADPH-dependent codeinone reductase 2-like, which encodes MRSDVARLRCGKTIPLLGMGTYCPQKDRESTISAVLQAIKIGYRHFDTAKIYGSEEALGTALGQVISYGTVQREDIFVTSKLWSSDHHDPISALTQTLKTMGLEYLDNYLVHWPIKLKPGVSEPVPKEEEFEKDVGIEETWQGMERCLEMGLCRSIGVSNFSSKKIYDLLDFASVSPSVNQVEMHPLWRQSKLRKVCEANNIHVSGYSPLGGPGNRWGSMAVIEHPVIKSIALKHNATPAQVALRWGMSKGASVIVKSFNGERMRENKRALDIKLADQDLSFIDQLEEWKIMRGDFLVNQTTSPYKSIKQLWDDEI